A region of the Sulfurimonas sp. genome:
ATATCGTGCGTAATAAAAACTATGGTTATCTTATCTTCTTTATTTAACTTTCTCAGCAGCGCATAGAAATTTTTTTGCGAAGCCGCGTCTACTCCCGTATTTGGTTCATCAAGTATCAATACTTCCGGCTTTGAAGCAAGAGCGCGGGCAATCATAGCTCTTTGTCTCTGCCCGCCGGAGAGAGTGCCTATCATCTTATCTTTTAGATCAAGTATATCCATCTTTGCCATTGCATCGTAAACAAGCTTTTTATCCGTTTCGCCAAAAGAGCTAAAAAATCCTCTTTGTGAAGTTCTGCCCATTTTTACAATATCTAAAACCGTTGCCGGAAAAGAGCTGTCTACATGCGAAGCGCGTTGCGGGACATAGCCTATTTTATGCCACTCTTTAAAATTTGAGAGCTTTTTTCCGTATATTTTCACCTCTCCGCTTGTCGGTTTTTCAAGTCCCAAGAGCATACGGATAAGAGTAGTCTTACCGCCTCCGTTTGGACCGATTATAGCAACATACTCCGAACGAAAAATCTGCAAAGAGATATTTGATAAAATTCTTTGACCTTTAACGATAAAAGTTAAGTTTTTGATATCGAATATCGGAAGATTAAATTTCATTTACACTCAAGTGCTTGTGATATCTTTTGCAAATTTGCTCTCATAATATCTTCGTAGCTTAGTCCCGATTTTGCTTCATCAGCCGTGATGTTGCCAAGAGGTTGAAGAACATCTACTTTTACATTTGCCTCTTTTGCTATACTTTTTATAGCTTTATCGCTTGCAAAACTCTCAAAAAAAACGGTGCCGACCTTATGCTCTTTTACATGAGCAATGAGTTTTATCATATTTTTTGGGCTTGGCTCCGCTTCAGGCGATAATCCGCTAAGAGCTTCGACATGAAAACCGTATCTGTTGGCAAGGTATGAAAAAGCGTCGTGATTTACTATAATAGTATCAAGTTTACAAACAGAGAGCTTCTTTTTATAATCTGCATCAAGATTTTTTAACATATTTATATAATTATCTCTATTTTTTATATACAAACTTTTATTTTGCGGAAACAGTTGAGCAAGTTCCTCTGCGATACGCTCTGTGGCTTTTATCATATTTTGCAAATCCTGCCAATAGTGAGGGTCGACACTATTATGTTTATGCTTGGCATCTCCGTGGTGTTCGTGTTCGCCGTTGGGCTTTTTCAACTCCACATATCTGCTTATGTCAACGGCTCTATTTTTAAATTTAAATCCGCCTATCCACGGTTCTAAGCCTGCTCCGCTGTAGAGAACCAAATCGCTTTTTGATATTTTTATCATCTCTTTGGGTGACGGCTCATAACTATGAACATCTACTCCAAAAGGAAGAATCATAAAAACTTCCGCACTCTCGCCTGCAATATTTTTTGAGATATCATACAAAGAGAATGTACTAGCTACAACGGTTGGCTTTTGAGTCGGCTCTTTTGCGTTTAAGGGAGTAATAAATATTATTAAAGATACAAAAACCGCAACTGCAGTTATCAAAATTTTATTTTTTAAATTCATTACTGTTTCCGATATTTTTTTGAAATTATAGCTTATTTTGCAACAATAAGTTTTTTTGGGTATAATTCGCCACTTTTTAAAATAGGGCAACTCCCTCAAGGATATATAAATGACAACTAGTTTTTTACTTGTTATTCAAATAATTTTAGTAGTAATGTTGGTAATTGCGGTACTGCTGCAAAAAAGCTCAAGTATCGGTCTTGGCGCATACAGCGGTTCAAATGAATCTGTTTTCGGGGCAAAAGGTCCAAACAGCTTTTTGGCAAAAACAACTTTTATTATAGGTTTTTTATTTGTCGTAAATACGATTACATTGGGTTATATGTATGGATCAACTTCAACAAAATCGGTTGTTGACAATATAGTTGAAACAAAGAATATCGTAGCTCCGTCTACATC
Encoded here:
- a CDS encoding metal ABC transporter ATP-binding protein, whose amino-acid sequence is MKFNLPIFDIKNLTFIVKGQRILSNISLQIFRSEYVAIIGPNGGGKTTLIRMLLGLEKPTSGEVKIYGKKLSNFKEWHKIGYVPQRASHVDSSFPATVLDIVKMGRTSQRGFFSSFGETDKKLVYDAMAKMDILDLKDKMIGTLSGGQRQRAMIARALASKPEVLILDEPNTGVDAASQKNFYALLRKLNKEDKITIVFITHDIGVIADDIARLFTINEKAIICNNPKQLLSCQEMSELYGIDAHLLHNHKHEH
- a CDS encoding metal ABC transporter substrate-binding protein: MNLKNKILITAVAVFVSLIIFITPLNAKEPTQKPTVVASTFSLYDISKNIAGESAEVFMILPFGVDVHSYEPSPKEMIKISKSDLVLYSGAGLEPWIGGFKFKNRAVDISRYVELKKPNGEHEHHGDAKHKHNSVDPHYWQDLQNMIKATERIAEELAQLFPQNKSLYIKNRDNYINMLKNLDADYKKKLSVCKLDTIIVNHDAFSYLANRYGFHVEALSGLSPEAEPSPKNMIKLIAHVKEHKVGTVFFESFASDKAIKSIAKEANVKVDVLQPLGNITADEAKSGLSYEDIMRANLQKISQALECK
- the secG gene encoding preprotein translocase subunit SecG — its product is MTTSFLLVIQIILVVMLVIAVLLQKSSSIGLGAYSGSNESVFGAKGPNSFLAKTTFIIGFLFVVNTITLGYMYGSTSTKSVVDNIVETKNIVAPSTSAATPANNETTPSK